The genomic window AGGGCGCCATTTGCGGGGACACGCTAGAGCGCTTCAAAGGGTAGGTGAGTTTGTCTCCATTTTAGCAGAGCTGTCATCACCTTTGCTCCTGCCATCCTTTTGACAGAAGTCCCTTGTGATTGCTCACCCTCCAATCATTTGTCACTTTCCCATTCTCTCCGGCCCCCAAAATTACAGTCTGTCGCCACTTTTCTTTTCTCGCCTCGCCCCCAgttcttttttttatttcacaATCACAAATCAattatcccccccccccaccccaccccacacctATTTAACTCCACCTCTTCTATTTCACTCTCTCCCCCTGCGGCCGGCGGGTTCAAAGTGCAGCTGTTCTCTACATTTTATATATCTAGATTTATATCACCATTTAATAGTTGAAACTCGGAGAAACAGAGGATGATCTCCCGTTTTCTTtcggtttgtgtcccaaatggcaccctattccctacatagtgcactacttttgaccggagcccataggggcactatatagggaatagggtaccatttgggactccgCATGTCTCATTGATATTCAGTATCACAGAGTAGACAGACCTAACATGCAGGATGCTGTTATCATGGGTGTTGTGTTATTTCAACCCTGTGTTTCTCTCAGACTGCAGATTACGATAGAGGCCCACCTGCACTTAATATCATGGTACAATAACTCTGCCTCCAGGGATGGTTGTACAATTCTACAGAAAGTCAATGTAAAATGTGAACATGTACTGGAGAGTGCAATACAACAGTGGAAACTGCTTCTGACAATGGGGTACAATGATCTGCAAATGAACGTGTCCTACTGTGATTTCAATGGCATGACAAAATACACCTTATGCAATCAATGGTTCGCACAACCACACATGAAGAGCTAAAGCCATAGTTAGTAGTGTGGAATTATTCTAAATCAAAAACTGAAAATAGAGACGCAAAAACAAgactgaaacaagtttttttCAATGCATAGGTGTGCAGTCTTTTTGGGAGTGACCATCACTTTTTCTATTTTGGGCTATATGACTTTACCCATATGAACACCCCATTCCATAGAAGCCTTCTAGCAGTGTAGGAAATATCTAAAACTCTACAGATGCAACATCATCTTAAATCAAAAAGTTTAATGGTTGCAACAGCATCATATTCCATAAATGTACATATACACCATTAATAAGTTAACATTCATATCAtcagtattattattatacagccACTACacttcaaatggcaccctattccctatatagtgcacttcttttgaccagcgCCCATAAGTactgtactatgtagggaatattgTACTACtttatttgggatgcaccccATATACATGAACAAATAAAACATGGTGTCAAGTGGAGCAGGCAAATGAGAAGACCTTCCATTAAACGCTtcacacaccctattccctacgtagtgcactacttttgaccagagccctaagggcccttgtgcactatatagggaatagggtgccatttgggagtgaACCAGAAACTGACCCCAAGTCAGCATTTATCAGTGGATGGAGTGAGGGGGGTGTagtgggaacattgtgggaagAAGCAGATGTGATAAGAGAACCAGGTTAAGAGAACGGAACAGCCAGGTCACAAGGATGATATGACCAGGTTAAGAGAAGGGAACACCCAGGTCACAAGGATGATATGACCAGGTTAAGAGAAGGGAACAGCCAAGTCACAAGGATGATATGACCAGGTTAAGAGAAGGGAATAGCCAAGTCACAAGGATGATATGACCATGTTAAGAGAACGGAACAGCCAAGTCACAAGGATGATATGACCAGGTTAAGAGAAGGGAACAGCCAAGTCACAAGGATGATATGACCGGGTTAAGAGAAGGGAACAGCCAGGTAACAAGGATGATATGACCAGGTTAAGAGAAGGGAACAGCCAAGTCACAAGGATGATATGACCAGGTTAAGAGAAGGGAATAGCCAAGTCACAAGGATGATATGACCATGTTAAGAGAAGGGAACAGCCAAGTCACAAGGATGATATGACCAGGTTAAGAGAAGGGAACAGCCAAGTCACAAGGATGATATGACCAGGTTAAGAGAAGGGAACAGCCAGGTAACAAGGATGATATGACCAGGTTAAGAGAAGGGAACAGCCAAGTCACAAGGATGATATGACCAGGTTAAGAGAAGGGAACAGCCAAGTCACAAGGATGATATGACCAAGTTAAGAGAAGGGAACAGCCAAGTCACAAGGATGATATGACCAGGTTAAGAGAAGGGAACAGCCAAGTCACAAGGATGATATGACCAGGTTAAGAGAAGGGAACAGCCAAGTCACAAGGATGATATTGTCCAGGTTAAGAGAAGGGAACAGCCAAGTCACAAGGATGATATGACCAGGTTAAGAGAAGGGAACAGCCAAGTCACAAGGATGATATGACCAGGTTAAGAGAAGGGAATAGCCAGGTAACAAGGATGATATGACCAGGTTAAGAGAAGGGAACAGCCAAGTCACAAGGATGATATGACCAGGTTAAGAGAAGGGAATAGCCAAGTCACAAGGATGATATGACCATGTTAAGAGAAGGGAACAGCCAAGTCACAAGGATGATATGACCAGGTTAAGAGAAGGGAACAGCCAAGTCACAAGGATGATATGACCAGGTTAAGAGAAGGGAACCGCCAGGTAACAAGGGTGAACTGAAAGATTGGGTGGGTGAAGGGGTAAGGAGTGTAAAAAGGGAAAAACAAAAACGCCACAAGTATTCATGTGCAAAATTTAAACAGTCAAAAGATTCAAATCAATGGCACAGGTttgcacgaaacaaaacaacattaAAAGTATGTACATTAACAGTAAATACCATTACTTTACCATATCCTTCTTCCCTCAccgtcatccctccctccctccctctttgtgTGTCTCTGGTGTAGTGATCTAGTGTCACTGTCTGGTGACATCAATAAAATCAAGGTAAGGTGCCTGTCAACAGGTACAAAATGAACAAGTGAAGAAACTGGTCACATGACCCCAGGAAGTGAAAACCCCTATACATAAATAATGTTGCCTTCTACAATACCCAGGTGTTACACTAAAATACAATTTAGTGGTGTTAAGTGCAGGTGAAATGCAAGTAAATTTTTCAACAATGTTAACTATGGTAAAACACTGGTCAAGTATTTCAATCTAAAACAATTAAAAAAACTTCACTAAATAGTCTAACTATTCAAGGAAGACAGTTAAGAAATTAAATAATTCACGGTTAGAATTCCTTGATTACAAAAAATGTCATCAAAGACATTAGGGGGTATTTGCGTGTTAAATGTGAGGTCCAAAGGCACTTAAAATACATTTGAGTAAAATAAAAATCGTATTTTAGATGTTCATCAAACTGTCCTTTATGGCTTACGCGATACTAAAGGAGTTTATTAGAACCATTTCCCACCATGCAGTGTAACATCTtgaatgagtcccaaatggcaccctattccctatatactgcactacttttgaccagaaccctatgagcccttgtcaaaagtagtgcactacatatggaatagaGTGCCACTTTGGATGTAGATCTTGTGTGAGATCAGGCTAGCGGACACAATGTCTTCCTGACAGAAAGCAGGGATTGTGAAAGGTCAGAGAGAAAAGCGCTGTGGAAGTGTTAGGTCAATGTGAGTGACAGAGACATTCTCTACAGTCTGGCGTCTGAGGGTCGTTGGCCCTCTAGGTGCTGGGAACATTTCCAGAACATTCTACTGGGGTAAAAAAAACTATAAAAACAGGTCTAGTAACAAATTAAAATGTTTTAAGGTGTTTAAAATACGATAAtcatattatttttgtatttctttTGTTCATTCCAAGGACGAGGGAAAACCAAATTCTGTGGTTAATTCAATCAATATGGAAAAAGCAAAAAGGCGTTCATTCAGGGACTAATGTCAATACAAAAATAGCATTCATAAAATAAGCTTCGCTGCTTAAACGTTCAGTAGTTGCATGTGAAATGGTCAGTAGAGTTAAGAGTATGCTCTATTTTATGTTACGTCTCTGTATCTACATACAAGCACTGTGTTTAGACTAGCTTTGCCTCAGTGGATTTGTCATGCGTTGTAGTCTCTGTCACGGATATCTTACTGTGTTGAACAATAGACAGATCAGAGTGTAGAAACTACAAGTCCCACAGGGACCTAGTGAATCACCTAACActtccccttctctctcgctctcggtcACTCTCACATTGTTATTCATTCATGTGTGCATGATGTACCAGCCACCCTCCTCCCTGCTACTCCCTTCTGCAGTGTCACAATGATGCAGGCTCTGtgccaaatggtgccctattccctatgggcccaggtcaaaagtagtggactatataggaaatagggtgcgatttgggactCAGCCTCGGTTTCAATCAGTGTTCTACATTTCAATACCTCAAACAGAACTTCTACAACCTCTTTTCTTTTCTCCCTCTGATTTCATTCCTTTATCTGATCCTTCCATCACTCATCACTCCTCCAGTCCGTTCTTCTTCTGGTCTCACAAACTCACACTTCTGTGGTGCTGCTTGACAaagctctcctgtctctctctcccgatCGCCCCCCTCACCTCCTCCAATCTATCCTGCCTTGGAGTGGGGATGACCAATTCCCTGACCTCCCTGACCTCCCTGACCTCCCCCACaactctctcctctgccctgGGGTTCCTGTCTCGGTCTCTGTTCTCAGCTATCAGTGACcggtccctctccctctcccagtcctctcccatcagGCTGCTCACATCACTCAGGTCCCCCAGGTGCTCCACCGAGTCACACTTCTCCAGGTCCGAGGCGAAGGTCTGGAGGCTGATGACAGACATGGAGTCTGACCCTgcctcacccctctccctgtGGCCCCAGCCCTGCTCCCTGTGTCTCTCCACCCACTGCCTGGTCTGCTCTCCGTCAGCCCAGTCGTtctcctccaaccctcctcctcctccccctccccctcctcctcctcctccccctcccccacaggCTCCTCCAACCTGAACCCTGACCTCAGCTTTGACCTCAGCCTCCGCCCCCACTGGGGAGCTCCGCCCACCGCAGGCTACGGGGCGGGCCCTGGTGGCTCGGACACGCCCCCGCTGGGTGTGGATCTGCTCGCTGATTTGCTCCAGGTTGCGCAGGGCGACGGAGTAGCGCATTTTTTCCCTTGCAACGCGTTCTTCCAGCTGCACCACCTTCCCCTTGTGCTCCTGTCAGGAAATAAAGTTGAAGTAACAGGATTTGTACCCCCGAAATGTTTACGGTGTTTTTAGATTTGATTGAACAATTGTTCTCGGGTGAGCCGCTCGTCAAAATcttgaaaaaaaatatattataatcTGAGCAGCGCTGCTTATGCCCTGGTTTCCTTGAAATTAATGGGGGCGTCTCACGCTTGTCAAAACTAGCAGGTCATGTGTTGCTTAAAACATGGTAGATCAGAAAGAGACTGGTCGTAGCACCAAACCATGAGGGACACCGCAGCTTATGGTGGACACGTTGCTGAAACATGACACTGGCAGACAGTACATTTTAACCGTTTCAGACTATCCTATAGTGAGCACAACCATGAAGTCATTTAGAGATAGGGTCCTGCCCCATGGGCCATTCTGTCTGGGACATGGCTACTCACCTCTAGTAGGCGGTTGAACTGAGCCTTCAGCTCAAAGTAAGGTTTGGACTTGACGATGAACCTCTTCAGGGATTTCTGGAGGGTCTGAACGCGTTGCTCTGCCTCCTGGCACATCTGAGTGACCCGCTGGTGCTCCCGCTCACCCCACAGCCGCTCCTCCTCTGCCTCGTtcacctggggaacacacacacacacacacacacacacacctccagcaGCCGTCGGGGTCATGCCCTCGGACATCAACCCACCCTGACCCAGCCTCCCTCTGTAGGTGCCTCTTTCCCCATCAATCACCAGAATCAACACACTGGCACTTTTTATAAGGAGAAAATCAACCAAGAGTAGGATACCTTATTTCACCTCACGTCACTCACACCAACCCTCTGAGAGGAACAAAGCATTATTAAGCCATCAGCAACACTATCAACTGTTAGGTTGACGCGTGGGGATGATGATACCTGAGTGAGATCTTTGACTTGTCCCTCTCTTCAAtctcatatatatacacacacacacgttaaagTGCACTGTGGCTCACTTGAGTCACTTCCATAGCAGAATAGAAATGCGGGAACGCCATTCCAATGAGAATGAGGACGTCCAACCTTGATCTTTATAAGATTACTGGTCCACGTTAATGATCATTGATTAAGCACAGAGAGTGCCCGTCCCCCTGCGCCACGCTGGCCGTCTCAGGCTACATACTAAACAGCTGCTGTGGTCACCTGACACCCTTAGACCCTCCACTCCAGACTGACGAGAAGGCTTAACAATTCACATTGGACCCGATTCAAGTACAATCTCGTGGATGAAGAGATTGATAGTTCTCACAGGACCCCTCCACTAGCATTCACCGTCTACCACAGATATAGCTTTAGCCACTAGTAGGGGGCTAGTGATTGTCTAGTACAGAGATAATCAACTCCAGGACTGGGTCATTGTCTAGTGCAGAGATAATCAACTCCAGGACTGGGTCATTGTCTAGTGCAGAGATAATCAACTCCAGAGCCCAACGCTctgtttctctagagagaaatcaaataattcccagagaaatcaagtcaagaactatgtgggacgctgagctgaagggagttgtagttttcacgagtcaaatattcaacctagttcagcaAAGAAACGTGATAATTAACTacatgaccataatccattgcgtcTGTTGTTTCCCGGCTCAGACAGAGAAGGATACACTTTtacacctgctacgttaggttagatacacacagactgcATAGACTGTATGAGAGgggaatgtacacaacacaacgatgagagagagggacagagacagttggtggaagtatgccttatctactttggCTAGCTAAATATAATGAAAAGACAGTTCAGTATTGGGAGCACAGAGATaacattgtctgtctgtctggctggctggctgtctgtctggctggctgctgcctgagcagagacGAGAGTAtgactttaataataataataatgtctacccaatgtggacctgacagagacaagggaatattttcaatgttttggcaattgaacgTTCACTCtttttggctttggaatttccattaaTATCATTTTAATGTCAatttttcataatgcatttgtTTTCGTTTTTTTAAATCGAAACCGTGATATTTAAATTTTTCAAAAATTGAACCGAAAGGACCTCAAAAAACACTAACCGCTCAGCGCTATTAGCCACAAGTATTCACTGTCTAGTACAAAGATAATCAACTCCTGGACTTTGGGTTGAAGTACTAATGGTTCTcttttctacctggtagttaaccACTCACCTGCCGTACCACGTCTGAATCAGCCCTGATAGAAGGAGAAAATGAAACCAGAAGTGTTTCAGCCCACCAGAACCAGAGTTGAATATCCCAGGGCCtgtcactcctactctgagatgctttaggaatacgggccctggtctgGCCCTGGTCTGGCCCTGGTCTACCATAGCTACGACCTGTCCTCTCCCTGTGCTTTGGAGGACCCccaaccccctcctcctcctcttcctcctcctcctctctctctgtgtacctTGGAGGTGGCGTGGTTGAGCATCTCCTGCCAGGTGGGGTCCAGAGTGTTCCTGTCCGCCAGGAGGCCCTGCTCTGCCACGTACACCATCTCTCTGGCAGCCGTATGCATGGAGACGGCTCTCTCGTACCGCAACGCTGCCTTCTGCGTCTCCTGCTGGGCCTACAACCAATCATAGTTCAGTAAAGGACACTACAATTAATCGTAGTTTAgtaagagagacaccacaaccaATCATAGTTCAATAACTAATCCCTACAACCAATCATACGACGAACAAATTACTAAGGGGTGAATCCTTACTTACTGACGTCAGTCCATGACTAAGTGAAAATCTGATTTAAATGGAAGTTATGATTAGCCTCTAAAAATCAGGAGAATGATGGTGGTGGTGCCAATGAGGAAAACAGGAAGACTCCCCATCACCAAGTATAAACAAGAAGACAACAGCAACGGCTACAAAGCACAGAGAAGTGAAACAGAAAAATAGCTGGTCCTGATCGTATTCACGCCAGTTGGTGAATTATGTCAAAAGCCAGAGAAGGGGGAAGATTTGTCGATGTTGGtttagggagaaggggagaagcACTTTGAGAcaagggctgcgtcccaaatggcaaccctattccctatagggccctggtcaaaagtagtgcactataaaaagggaatagtgtgtcatttgggacgcaagccaAG from Coregonus clupeaformis isolate EN_2021a chromosome 17, ASM2061545v1, whole genome shotgun sequence includes these protein-coding regions:
- the LOC121585817 gene encoding SH3 domain-binding protein 5-like gives rise to the protein MEPGSSCESPSGSGGPEPADLREETPGEEAEDGDNSILRGGKAGGGNENTLDNMKTECEDDGVTGKKIEAAADEEGKYEEELDPRIQDELEHLNQASDEINKLELQLDDARSSYRRILTDSARKLNAQGSQLGTCIEKARPYYEARRLAKEAQQETQKAALRYERAVSMHTAAREMVYVAEQGLLADRNTLDPTWQEMLNHATSKVNEAEEERLWGEREHQRVTQMCQEAEQRVQTLQKSLKRFIVKSKPYFELKAQFNRLLEEHKGKVVQLEERVAREKMRYSVALRNLEQISEQIHTQRGRVRATRARPVACGGRSSPVGAEAEVKAEVRVQVGGA